Proteins found in one Sporosarcina sp. FSL K6-3457 genomic segment:
- a CDS encoding ABC transporter ATP-binding protein: MTIFTIDEVTKTFTNGEVEEQVLKGINLSLKEGEITALVGASGSGKSTILTIAAGLQQASDGQILFEGQNMTNMSQEQIRKIRASEFGFVFQSSHLVPFLTVEEQLLLMLDVSETKMNKHVQKDEIAKTLKLVDMYHRKDAYPASLSGGEKQRVAIARAIIHKPKMLFADEPTASLDSKRSKDVMVLIRELTKTLNITTLMVTHDEEMLPYADHIITMKDGLIV; this comes from the coding sequence ATGACCATTTTCACGATTGATGAAGTAACGAAAACATTTACAAATGGCGAAGTCGAAGAGCAGGTGTTGAAAGGCATTAACCTGTCCCTTAAAGAAGGTGAAATCACCGCATTAGTCGGTGCTTCTGGATCTGGTAAAAGTACCATCCTAACGATTGCAGCAGGATTGCAGCAGGCATCTGACGGTCAAATATTGTTTGAAGGACAAAATATGACCAACATGAGCCAAGAGCAAATTCGAAAAATTAGAGCGAGCGAGTTCGGCTTCGTCTTTCAATCCTCCCACCTCGTTCCTTTTTTAACAGTGGAAGAGCAGCTGTTGTTAATGTTGGATGTTTCAGAAACAAAAATGAATAAGCACGTTCAAAAAGACGAAATTGCAAAGACATTAAAACTTGTCGACATGTATCACCGAAAAGATGCTTACCCCGCCTCCCTATCTGGCGGTGAAAAGCAGCGAGTCGCCATTGCGCGCGCCATCATTCACAAACCGAAGATGCTGTTTGCAGATGAGCCGACAGCCAGTCTTGATTCGAAGAGATCAAAAGACGTGATGGTATTGATAAGAGAATTGACGAAAACATTAAATATCACAACATTAATGGTGACGCATGATGAAGAAATGCTACCTTATGCGGATCATATTATAACGATGAAAGATGGATTGATTGTGTGA
- a CDS encoding sensor histidine kinase translates to MVLFLSIIIFLLIIIVYYQYREKKARNATLHYAYRKLQAIIAEHTGEKVLAVTTNQELQLLLNAINGLLDHNQKIIATHRKMENSTKMMLANISHDIKTPLTVVLGYIEMLQLDTAISEEERQQLLLGVHSKTLEVLQLIHQFFDLAKIEAGDTDYPITKINVNEICRKNILSFYNIVTSKGIDIDIDIPETAVFALGNEEALDRIMNNLLSNAVAYGAEGNVIGLAVRHDDVNIYVDVWDRGKGIDEYHINRVFERMYTLEDSRNKSFQGSGLGLTITKRLVEILGGSIHLSSAPYEKTIFTVSLKRLTY, encoded by the coding sequence ATGGTACTATTCCTTTCAATCATTATATTTTTATTGATTATCATCGTTTACTACCAATATAGAGAGAAAAAAGCGCGCAACGCTACCCTTCATTATGCGTATAGGAAATTACAAGCCATCATCGCCGAGCATACTGGCGAAAAGGTTTTAGCTGTGACGACCAATCAAGAATTACAGCTATTGCTCAATGCGATTAACGGGCTACTCGATCATAACCAAAAAATTATTGCTACACATCGGAAAATGGAAAACTCTACAAAGATGATGCTGGCAAATATCTCACATGATATAAAAACACCATTAACCGTTGTCCTTGGCTATATCGAAATGCTTCAACTCGACACTGCCATCAGTGAAGAAGAACGACAACAATTGCTCTTAGGCGTCCATTCAAAAACATTGGAAGTCCTTCAACTGATCCACCAATTTTTTGACTTAGCAAAAATAGAAGCTGGCGATACAGACTATCCCATCACGAAAATAAATGTCAATGAAATCTGTCGCAAAAATATTTTATCTTTTTATAATATCGTGACGTCAAAGGGTATTGATATTGACATAGATATCCCAGAAACAGCTGTCTTTGCACTCGGAAATGAGGAAGCACTGGATCGAATTATGAATAACCTACTGTCGAATGCAGTAGCGTACGGAGCAGAGGGCAATGTGATTGGACTCGCTGTCAGACATGACGATGTGAACATTTATGTCGATGTGTGGGACCGCGGAAAAGGCATTGACGAATATCATATCAATCGTGTCTTTGAAAGAATGTACACCCTTGAAGACTCTAGAAATAAATCGTTTCAAGGCAGCGGACTTGGACTGACGATTACAAAGCGACTCGTTGAAATTTTAGGCGGCTCCATTCACCTATCGAGTGCCCCATATGAGAAAACAATCTTTACCGTTTCGTTGAAAAGGTTAACGTACTAA
- a CDS encoding S-layer homology domain-containing protein yields the protein MNYIKSTLRHLFVAVLLLQLIVFPLNNASADTSPALAIDYLALGDSLAAGIDPNGELGNGYPDYLAESIKAQGVLSSYNKGFSYPGYTTTNVLEDLKANVTKDVYGDGYPEKTAQLHSSIASAEIITLSVGANDALASLNINPDTGAITADPLQLVATIQKIGANTKEILSHIQQLNPDAKVYVMGYYNPFPHAAPDIQPTLTQLLRSLNGAIQKGMEGTDAIFVPTADIIAQDYAAHLPNPKNIHLSEVGYQKVAEQFWATLQTTYPWTATTPITLPATPTLFTDIAEHPAKEQIEKAVAAGLVSGYADGTFKPDNHLTRAQAASILVRALGLKTDEVAPFKDISSYAAGTQADINAAYTFGLVKGNEGNFSPSNQVTHAQLALMIERAYTLTTGVKYKASNKAPFSDFGSYNEDTVNAISMLYEQGLTTGEDGKFMPSNPTTRAYAAVILIGFMEKVQETK from the coding sequence ATGAATTACATCAAATCGACATTACGACATCTTTTCGTAGCTGTACTATTACTACAGCTCATCGTATTCCCACTAAACAACGCAAGCGCGGATACATCACCCGCTCTTGCAATCGACTATCTCGCATTAGGGGATTCATTGGCAGCTGGCATTGACCCAAATGGTGAGCTTGGAAATGGTTATCCAGACTATCTCGCTGAATCGATCAAAGCACAAGGGGTTTTAAGCTCTTATAATAAAGGCTTTTCATACCCAGGCTACACAACGACTAACGTTTTAGAAGATTTAAAAGCGAACGTAACAAAGGATGTATATGGTGATGGCTATCCAGAAAAAACAGCACAGCTGCATAGCTCAATTGCCTCGGCAGAAATCATCACACTCAGTGTCGGAGCAAACGATGCACTTGCAAGCCTGAACATCAACCCGGATACTGGTGCCATAACTGCCGATCCGCTACAATTAGTTGCGACCATCCAAAAAATAGGGGCGAATACAAAGGAAATTTTGAGCCATATTCAGCAACTAAACCCAGATGCAAAAGTATACGTGATGGGCTATTACAATCCATTCCCTCATGCAGCACCTGACATACAACCAACGCTTACACAATTACTGCGATCACTAAATGGTGCCATTCAAAAAGGGATGGAAGGAACAGACGCTATTTTTGTACCAACTGCCGATATTATTGCACAAGATTATGCCGCCCATCTTCCGAATCCGAAGAATATCCATTTAAGTGAAGTAGGCTATCAAAAAGTAGCCGAACAATTTTGGGCTACCCTGCAAACGACTTATCCATGGACGGCAACGACACCTATAACACTACCAGCAACACCGACTTTATTCACTGATATCGCTGAGCATCCAGCAAAAGAGCAGATTGAAAAAGCGGTAGCAGCAGGTCTCGTCAGCGGCTATGCGGACGGAACATTTAAACCTGACAACCACTTGACGCGCGCACAAGCCGCCTCCATCCTTGTTCGAGCACTTGGTTTAAAAACGGATGAAGTAGCGCCGTTCAAAGACATTAGTAGCTACGCAGCTGGCACACAGGCCGACATCAATGCAGCCTATACATTTGGGCTCGTGAAAGGTAATGAAGGTAATTTTTCACCCTCAAACCAAGTCACACATGCACAATTGGCCTTGATGATCGAACGTGCCTACACACTTACAACAGGTGTGAAATACAAAGCATCCAACAAAGCACCCTTCTCCGACTTCGGAAGCTACAACGAAGACACAGTCAATGCCATCTCCATGCTGTACGAGCAAGGCCTTACAACTGGTGAAGACGGAAAATTCATGCCGAGCAATCCCACAACCCGTGCATACGCAGCAGTAATTCTAATTGGTTTCATGGAAAAAGTACAAGAAACTAAATAA
- a CDS encoding ABC transporter permease, with product MNIAWKEISKNKIKFTILGSIIFLVSFLTFIISGLSNGLSQDNAALIKDLPDGQFYMNADANETYNLSRIDENKQATLLKEHPAATALSIQMGFVNDKDDKQSSVAFVTSTDSKLFPAVAPGEIILDRSLEANGIKVGDILTNNQFSGEFIVKGFVDQQKYSHAPVAFISMINYQEIYRVLEMQLVFVPGQDKAQDIASLQAFSNKDFLNTIPSYSAEQLSLNMIIWFLVAISGMLFAIFFYMMNVQKIGLYGILKALGVKTSRLFGMMWYQMIVITIVALGLSVALSQGFAMIAPEGMPFSLTLATTVQLSVLFLVIGFVGATLSGLQIKKIEPLQAIQQGEV from the coding sequence ATGAATATTGCATGGAAAGAAATTAGCAAGAACAAAATTAAATTTACGATTTTAGGGTCTATCATTTTCCTAGTAAGCTTTTTAACATTTATCATATCCGGCTTATCTAACGGACTATCACAAGATAATGCAGCGTTAATAAAGGATTTGCCGGATGGACAGTTTTACATGAATGCTGATGCCAATGAAACATACAATCTTTCAAGAATAGATGAAAATAAACAGGCTACTCTCTTAAAGGAACACCCAGCAGCAACCGCTTTGTCGATTCAAATGGGCTTTGTCAACGATAAGGATGACAAACAAAGTAGCGTAGCCTTCGTCACATCAACTGATTCAAAATTGTTTCCAGCAGTTGCACCAGGAGAGATTATCCTCGATCGTTCATTAGAAGCGAACGGCATTAAGGTCGGAGATATCTTAACGAACAATCAGTTTAGCGGAGAATTCATAGTCAAAGGCTTTGTCGATCAACAGAAATATAGCCATGCACCTGTCGCTTTCATTAGCATGATAAACTACCAAGAAATTTACCGTGTCCTTGAAATGCAATTAGTGTTCGTCCCTGGACAGGACAAAGCACAGGACATTGCGTCCTTACAAGCCTTTTCAAATAAAGATTTTCTCAACACCATTCCAAGCTACAGCGCGGAACAACTGTCACTCAATATGATTATTTGGTTTTTAGTCGCCATTAGCGGCATGTTGTTTGCGATATTCTTCTATATGATGAACGTCCAGAAAATTGGCTTGTACGGTATCTTAAAAGCACTTGGCGTAAAAACAAGCCGCTTGTTCGGCATGATGTGGTACCAAATGATTGTTATCACCATAGTTGCACTCGGACTGTCCGTTGCATTAAGCCAAGGCTTTGCAATGATTGCACCTGAAGGCATGCCATTTAGCTTAACACTTGCCACAACAGTTCAATTGTCTGTGTTGTTCCTAGTCATCGGATTTGTAGGTGCCACACTTTCCGGTCTGCAGATTAAAAAGATAGAGCCACTACAAGCAATTCAACAAGGAGAGGTATAA
- a CDS encoding RidA family protein, whose translation MRKVEEVLAELGIEIPEPAKPVAAYVPAKTVGNLVYTSGQDCRVNGVLLHEGKVGSDLTVEQGYAAARQTMVNCLAALQSEIGDLNRVKQVVKMLAWVNSAPGFVEQPYVINGASELLEELFGERGKHARSAVSAHELPFNTPVEIELIVEIE comes from the coding sequence ATGAGAAAAGTGGAGGAAGTATTAGCCGAACTAGGAATCGAGATTCCAGAACCCGCCAAGCCAGTAGCAGCGTATGTACCGGCAAAAACAGTGGGGAACTTAGTGTATACATCTGGGCAAGATTGTAGAGTGAATGGTGTCTTGTTACATGAAGGAAAAGTAGGCAGTGATTTAACGGTGGAACAAGGCTATGCAGCGGCTCGCCAAACGATGGTCAATTGTTTAGCAGCGCTACAATCAGAAATTGGCGATTTGAATCGTGTGAAACAAGTTGTAAAAATGCTGGCATGGGTCAACTCAGCGCCTGGATTTGTTGAACAACCATATGTGATTAATGGAGCATCTGAGTTACTGGAGGAGCTATTTGGTGAAAGAGGTAAGCATGCACGCTCTGCGGTCTCCGCGCATGAATTACCATTTAATACACCTGTTGAAATTGAATTGATTGTGGAGATTGAATAA
- a CDS encoding GNAT family N-acetyltransferase produces the protein MEIKFATTSDAAIIHDLMLQAFMVYKNETPPSSALEETIQSVTADLANGGQALIGYIVDHPVAMVRFQVKEDCIYFYRLSVIPEKQGQGIAKEILKALEMYALEQEKPLIQCKVRMAVPKNIALYQSIGYEIYDEEVVYKPDGTPLNVVAMRKQV, from the coding sequence ATGGAAATAAAATTCGCAACAACATCCGATGCTGCTATCATTCATGATTTAATGCTGCAAGCGTTTATGGTCTACAAAAATGAAACACCACCTTCTAGTGCTTTAGAGGAGACCATCCAGTCAGTAACAGCGGATTTAGCAAATGGCGGGCAAGCATTGATTGGCTATATTGTGGACCACCCCGTGGCCATGGTTCGATTTCAAGTGAAAGAAGACTGTATTTATTTTTATAGATTGTCTGTTATTCCAGAAAAACAAGGCCAAGGGATTGCGAAGGAAATACTGAAAGCATTAGAGATGTATGCACTTGAACAAGAGAAGCCGCTGATTCAATGCAAAGTTCGGATGGCTGTACCTAAGAATATTGCATTATATCAGTCCATTGGCTATGAGATTTACGATGAGGAAGTTGTCTATAAACCGGATGGTACGCCCTTGAATGTAGTTGCTATGAGGAAGCAGGTTTGA
- a CDS encoding response regulator transcription factor has product MQKHILLVEDDESIREMVEKYLHMEGFNITCASNGEEAVQKCFSTSFDLMILDIMMPKLDGLEVLKIIREKSALPILIMSAKDSDIDKAVGLGLGADDYIAKPFSMLELSARVKAAIRRATTYSNQVEVKQDMLVIGDLTIDIMNFSVMKKQQTVKLTSKEFAILKLFATNRQRVFTKQQIYQLIWNDAYYGDENIINVHMSRLREKIEDDPSNPQYIKTLWGIGYKLEDS; this is encoded by the coding sequence ATGCAAAAACATATTTTGCTAGTTGAAGATGATGAGTCAATCCGCGAGATGGTCGAAAAGTATTTGCATATGGAAGGCTTCAACATTACATGTGCTTCCAATGGTGAAGAGGCTGTGCAAAAATGTTTCAGTACTTCCTTTGATTTGATGATTTTAGATATTATGATGCCAAAGCTTGATGGTTTGGAAGTATTAAAGATTATTCGCGAAAAAAGCGCACTCCCGATTTTAATCATGTCTGCCAAAGATAGTGATATCGACAAAGCAGTAGGACTTGGATTAGGTGCAGATGATTATATTGCCAAGCCATTTTCAATGTTAGAGCTTTCAGCACGCGTGAAGGCTGCAATTAGGCGAGCGACAACCTACTCAAATCAGGTAGAGGTAAAACAAGACATGTTGGTGATTGGTGACCTAACCATCGACATTATGAATTTTTCTGTCATGAAAAAACAACAAACTGTGAAACTTACTTCAAAGGAGTTTGCCATCTTGAAGTTATTTGCTACCAATCGCCAGCGAGTCTTTACTAAACAGCAAATCTATCAGCTCATTTGGAATGATGCGTATTATGGTGATGAAAACATTATAAATGTCCATATGAGCCGACTCCGAGAAAAAATTGAAGATGATCCCTCCAATCCTCAATATATTAAAACACTATGGGGCATTGGCTATAAATTAGAGGATTCCTAA
- a CDS encoding LuxR C-terminal-related transcriptional regulator — protein sequence MVWLDSKTTIPHATPEAVERQRLFNVLRYSGPRKLTIVRAPAGYGKTTLLSQWISQFDEPVVWLSIDAMDNDPLRFWKYVIRTVSDAVSNDIASLLLSLFNGQSPLESLIDSFLNEIEAIQGIIHIVIDDYHLIENPVIHQMMARFIDYLPSHICLYLASRMELPLPLAKWRVKGWLTEIGVDQLRFTYDEVEHLYSKRRFTHTNTESLQQIFTMTEGWAAGIQLVGLSGSAPGSGEWNTDLFDSTQPFITEFLLQEILASLPPTTQDFLIRTSILNQLEPAICNVLTRRTDSYNILLELEKKGLFIVRLHANKPIFRYHHLFANALQIELRNRHSQESISSIYQEVAILLREQGDYMSAIELALQGQLYETADSWIKTHLIEIFTLGQTSTFMRWVRELRDNSYIVNVETLVMYVITLSTLYEMEEASRLIVELDRRHDIDQWMDDIDYQGMVSILESVSAFVLIAGGKDIDQSMGIISQQANKGRVSSEWDYIPMQYNWVEPTLLRTSIGAKGRLLWQEEVLPLLELFQAADMKEKNLTGFAFGVTAETSYNRNSIDQAFIELEAALQYGHHFQDPGLYIPMYILKSRVYAAKKQFIAAHAVLDYAMETVQERHWLDSLRVMKAQCYLLEGEIPQAERELAKSTGLNHLEAKSEQEFWLVVYVQVLLAKRQTTDALKTSIRVKEKAQQERQISTILEGTVLEAICQMELGNKEAALSSLHKALEQGAPYGYIRTFLDIPPVIALLKKYLTVRQTGRNMQWSSVPITYIEQLLAGNQNETSKKPVMDTLTPREQDVLQLLAGGASNSDIAKKLTLSTGTVRVYLSTIYSKLGVTSRTQAVLLVKDLEN from the coding sequence ATGGTTTGGTTGGATTCCAAAACAACAATCCCTCATGCCACGCCCGAGGCCGTTGAAAGACAACGATTATTCAATGTACTACGATATAGTGGGCCAAGAAAACTAACCATTGTTCGAGCACCTGCCGGGTATGGCAAGACAACATTATTAAGTCAATGGATTAGTCAATTTGACGAACCAGTAGTCTGGTTGTCTATCGATGCAATGGATAATGACCCCCTCCGATTTTGGAAATATGTCATACGTACGGTATCAGATGCTGTTTCGAATGACATTGCTTCACTATTACTTTCTCTTTTCAATGGACAGTCCCCATTGGAATCATTAATCGACTCCTTTTTGAATGAAATCGAGGCGATTCAAGGAATAATACATATCGTTATTGACGATTATCATCTTATTGAAAACCCTGTCATTCATCAAATGATGGCTCGGTTTATAGACTATTTACCAAGTCATATATGTTTATATTTGGCGAGTCGAATGGAATTACCCCTTCCCCTAGCAAAATGGCGTGTCAAAGGATGGCTTACAGAAATTGGCGTGGATCAGTTACGCTTCACCTACGATGAGGTAGAACACTTATATAGCAAGCGAAGATTCACACACACCAACACTGAATCACTTCAACAGATATTTACTATGACAGAAGGTTGGGCGGCTGGTATTCAATTAGTAGGTCTTTCCGGGAGTGCGCCTGGATCGGGTGAATGGAACACTGACTTATTTGATAGTACCCAACCGTTCATCACTGAATTTTTGTTGCAGGAAATTCTGGCGTCACTCCCACCTACTACACAGGATTTCCTTATACGCACTTCAATATTAAATCAGCTGGAACCGGCTATTTGTAACGTATTAACAAGGCGCACAGATAGTTATAATATCTTGCTGGAGCTGGAAAAAAAGGGGCTATTTATCGTCCGCCTCCATGCTAATAAACCTATTTTTCGCTACCATCATTTGTTTGCTAATGCTTTACAAATCGAACTGCGAAACCGTCATTCACAAGAAAGTATTTCTTCTATTTATCAAGAAGTCGCGATACTTTTACGTGAACAGGGCGACTATATGTCCGCTATTGAACTCGCCTTACAAGGTCAATTGTATGAAACTGCGGATTCATGGATCAAGACTCACCTAATTGAGATCTTCACGCTAGGACAAACATCGACATTCATGCGCTGGGTACGTGAATTACGGGATAATAGTTATATAGTGAATGTAGAAACGCTTGTCATGTATGTGATTACACTTTCTACTCTTTATGAAATGGAAGAGGCCAGTCGGCTCATTGTTGAATTGGATCGCAGACATGACATCGACCAATGGATGGATGATATTGACTATCAGGGCATGGTAAGTATATTAGAATCAGTAAGTGCATTTGTCTTGATAGCCGGTGGGAAAGATATTGACCAATCGATGGGCATCATCTCGCAACAAGCAAATAAAGGGCGCGTGAGTTCTGAATGGGATTATATTCCTATGCAGTATAATTGGGTCGAGCCGACACTGTTAAGGACAAGCATAGGCGCAAAAGGTAGACTACTATGGCAAGAAGAGGTACTTCCCTTACTAGAGCTATTTCAGGCAGCTGATATGAAAGAGAAGAATCTTACAGGTTTCGCCTTTGGTGTAACAGCAGAAACCTCGTATAACCGAAATTCTATCGATCAAGCATTCATTGAATTGGAAGCAGCACTACAATACGGGCATCATTTTCAAGATCCCGGTTTATATATTCCCATGTACATCTTGAAGAGTCGCGTCTATGCGGCGAAAAAACAATTTATAGCAGCGCATGCTGTTCTTGACTATGCAATGGAAACAGTTCAGGAGCGGCATTGGTTAGATTCTTTGCGAGTGATGAAAGCCCAGTGCTATTTACTTGAAGGCGAAATCCCACAAGCAGAACGTGAGCTTGCTAAATCGACAGGCCTGAATCACCTAGAAGCCAAGTCAGAACAGGAATTTTGGTTGGTTGTGTACGTACAGGTATTATTAGCAAAGAGGCAGACCACCGATGCCTTAAAGACAAGTATCCGGGTAAAAGAAAAAGCGCAACAAGAAAGGCAGATTTCAACCATCTTAGAAGGAACAGTGCTTGAAGCAATCTGTCAAATGGAGCTAGGAAATAAGGAAGCAGCGCTATCATCCTTACACAAAGCACTTGAACAAGGGGCACCGTATGGTTATATCAGAACATTCCTTGATATCCCCCCTGTCATAGCCTTGCTGAAAAAGTATTTGACAGTACGTCAAACAGGTCGCAACATGCAGTGGAGCTCCGTACCTATTACTTATATCGAACAATTGCTAGCAGGCAATCAAAATGAAACAAGTAAGAAACCCGTAATGGACACGCTAACACCACGTGAACAAGATGTTCTGCAATTACTGGCAGGTGGTGCTTCGAATAGTGATATTGCTAAAAAGCTGACCCTTTCAACGGGGACCGTCCGTGTCTATTTGTCTACGATTTATAGTAAGCTTGGCGTCACTTCACGCACACAGGCCGTGTTATTAGTGAAGGATTTGGAGAACTAA
- a CDS encoding aspartyl-phosphate phosphatase Spo0E family protein — MVKKIPGKCILSSQIKLKQQDMYAKASLFGFTHPIVVACSQELDILLNKYQGLQPV; from the coding sequence ATGGTGAAAAAGATTCCCGGAAAATGTATTCTATCAAGCCAAATCAAATTAAAGCAGCAAGATATGTATGCCAAGGCCAGTCTTTTCGGCTTTACTCATCCGATTGTCGTTGCCTGTAGCCAAGAGCTGGACATATTACTGAATAAGTACCAAGGACTTCAACCTGTTTAA
- a CDS encoding leucine-rich repeat domain-containing protein, whose product MEDYAFAINQLTNIIIPTTVTSIGEGAFAYNLLTELLIPNSIASIEEGAFAHNMLASLSLPCSLTHIDDYAFASNLLTSLTISASITSIGDGAFYNNQLTHITIPDSVTSIGVDAFAKNQDKPEDLTITAHPQSPAKAYAANHGHTFQATHLYDEGKTNLRVPHLSVISNGSRLVRASYAFERSQRKWQQVRSK is encoded by the coding sequence ATCGAAGATTACGCATTCGCCATTAACCAATTAACAAACATTATCATTCCTACCACTGTGACAAGTATTGGCGAAGGAGCATTTGCTTATAATCTACTAACAGAACTACTGATTCCTAATAGTATAGCTTCGATTGAAGAAGGAGCATTCGCACACAATATGCTGGCGAGCCTGTCTCTCCCATGCAGTCTGACACATATCGATGACTATGCATTTGCTAGCAACCTACTCACTAGCCTAACAATTTCGGCAAGTATAACCAGCATCGGCGACGGGGCATTTTATAACAATCAGCTGACACACATTACCATCCCGGATAGCGTCACTTCAATCGGAGTAGATGCATTCGCCAAAAATCAAGACAAACCAGAAGATCTAACAATCACCGCACATCCACAATCCCCGGCAAAAGCTTATGCAGCCAACCATGGACATACGTTCCAAGCGACTCATCTTTATGATGAAGGAAAGACAAACCTCCGGGTTCCACATTTGTCCGTCATCAGCAACGGCAGTAGGCTTGTAAGGGCAAGCTACGCATTTGAACGCAGCCAACGTAAATGGCAACAAGTGCGTAGCAAATGA
- a CDS encoding ABC transporter permease, with protein sequence MLNLMRLEMKKFKLRSYIKSAIITNLIVAAVLVAVLFIAKAEGELAFQNYSEALSAIDSMVRATFIIFAATLISKLIIGEFKNKTITTLFLYPINRKKLIAAKLAIVIIFTFCFVIISNVFITVVFSFTASSFNLLPDTLTVTMITQHTPAVLMNAIATAGICLIPLYFGMKKYSVPTTIISSILIVLVISSNNGGFSLNDIIIIPISLALVGISIAYFAIRNIEKLDVKY encoded by the coding sequence ATGCTTAATTTAATGCGATTAGAGATGAAAAAGTTTAAATTAAGGTCCTATATAAAAAGTGCAATCATTACTAATTTAATCGTAGCGGCTGTGTTAGTTGCGGTACTATTTATCGCAAAAGCTGAAGGTGAGCTAGCTTTTCAAAATTATTCAGAGGCTCTGAGCGCTATCGACTCGATGGTAAGGGCGACATTTATTATATTTGCTGCGACGTTAATTTCCAAACTAATCATTGGCGAGTTTAAAAACAAGACCATAACTACCTTATTTCTATATCCTATTAATAGAAAGAAACTGATTGCTGCAAAGCTAGCTATAGTAATAATTTTCACATTCTGTTTCGTTATCATCTCTAATGTGTTTATAACAGTCGTATTTTCTTTCACAGCTAGTAGTTTCAATTTACTTCCAGATACTTTAACCGTTACCATGATTACACAGCATACGCCAGCTGTGTTGATGAACGCAATCGCTACGGCAGGTATCTGCCTCATTCCCCTATACTTTGGAATGAAAAAATACTCTGTACCAACGACGATTATTTCTTCCATTCTAATCGTGCTAGTTATTTCTTCGAATAACGGTGGCTTTTCGTTAAATGATATTATTATTATTCCGATATCACTGGCATTAGTTGGAATCAGCATTGCCTATTTTGCGATTCGAAATATTGAAAAGCTAGATGTAAAATACTAA
- a CDS encoding ABC transporter ATP-binding protein: protein MTYLVQTNRLTKVYEGKEVISEVSMHVKKGEIYGFLGPNGAGKTTIMKMMTNLIKPTSGSIEIFGETLTHNSYDVLKRMGTIIEYPVFYENLTAKEILDLHCEYMGYYDKKEIDHVLDLVKLINTDGKPVKDFSLGMKQRLGIARAIITKPELLILDEPINGLDPIGIKEIRELFKMLCEEYGITIIISSHILGEIEQIADTIGIIHNGKLINELSIDNVNLNQTDYIEIIVDDGKKAAFILEKNLAITNFKLMDDDHCIRIYDSAVSQKVISKALIEQDIDIEAINRKTSSLEDYFLKLVNGGIMNA, encoded by the coding sequence ATGACGTATCTTGTACAAACCAATCGGCTTACAAAAGTATATGAGGGGAAAGAAGTTATTTCCGAAGTGAGTATGCATGTGAAAAAAGGCGAAATTTACGGATTTTTAGGTCCTAATGGCGCGGGGAAAACCACCATCATGAAGATGATGACAAATCTTATAAAACCTACAAGTGGTAGCATCGAAATTTTTGGTGAAACATTAACACACAACTCATACGACGTTTTAAAAAGAATGGGAACGATTATTGAGTATCCTGTCTTCTATGAGAATTTAACCGCAAAGGAGATATTGGATCTTCATTGTGAATATATGGGCTATTACGACAAAAAGGAAATCGATCATGTACTTGATTTAGTCAAGTTAATCAATACAGATGGCAAGCCTGTGAAAGATTTTTCACTCGGGATGAAACAACGATTAGGCATCGCACGTGCGATTATTACGAAACCAGAATTACTAATTCTAGACGAGCCAATTAATGGTTTGGATCCCATCGGCATTAAGGAAATTCGCGAATTATTTAAGATGCTATGCGAAGAATACGGGATAACGATTATTATTTCCAGCCATATCTTGGGGGAAATCGAGCAAATTGCCGATACAATTGGCATCATTCATAATGGAAAATTAATCAATGAGCTATCGATAGACAATGTGAATCTTAACCAAACAGATTACATTGAAATAATTGTCGATGACGGAAAAAAGGCTGCCTTTATTTTAGAAAAAAACTTAGCCATCACCAATTTTAAACTAATGGACGACGATCATTGTATTCGTATCTATGATTCAGCAGTCTCGCAAAAGGTGATTTCAAAAGCATTGATTGAGCAGGACATTGACATTGAGGCGATTAATAGGAAAACAAGTTCGTTAGAGGATTACTTCCTAAAGTTAGTAAACGGGGGTATTATGAATGCTTAA